In the genome of Bordetella avium, the window GGATCAGGTTGCGGTCCAGGGTCTGGGCCTTGTTGCTGCTGACCACCACCGACACGCCGCCATGACGCAGGCGCACCGTCGGGCCGACATCCGCGTCCATGCCATGCATCATCGGACCCTCAAAGCGCGTTTTACCATCGCTGACATGTTCCACCACAAAGGTGTTTTCATAGGGCGCATCGCCAGCCGCCCCCGATTGCCCGCCGATACGCAAACGCAGGGTCTTGCCCAGTCCGGCCGCCAAGGCCTGCCGCACCGCATCGGGATCGCACATGAGGCCGATGGCGGCGTTTTGCGCATCGGCATCGATCAAGGCGCGCAACATCCCGGTGGTGTTGGCGTCGCCCCCCGCGCCAGGATTGTCCTGCGTGTCGGCAATAATGACGGGGCGGCTCGCGCCCGCCGCCAGGTGCTGCGCCTCGCGCACGGCTTGCTCTGGCGCCAAGAACTCAGGCGACCACTGCGGCTCCAGCGCGGCAATACGGCGGGCCAAGGTTTGCACTGCCTGCTCGACGGCGTCGCGGTCCGGCCCATGGGCCCACACGACCGGCCCGCACTCCGGGAAATCGGCCGCAGGAAAGCCTGGCGCATACGACAGACTGTCGAGCCCAGCCGTCTTCGCTTCCAGCTCTCCCAGCTCCGCATACACGCTCTGCGCGGGTTCCAGCAGCGTGCACATGCCATTGATCGGGATCAGAAAAGGCAGGCGACGCACGGCCGTGTGCCAATGCTTGCCCGCGGCGATACGCGCTTGCAGCAAGGCCGCCGCGCGAGCGCCGATCTCGGCCATATCCACATGCGGATAGGTGCGAAACGCCACCAGCGCGCAAGCCTGATCCAGCATGGCCTGGGTCACATTGGCGTGCAGATCCAGGCTCGCCACAATGGGGGTGTCCGGGCCCACGGCCGCGCGCACGCGGCGCAGAATCTCACCTTCGCCGTCGTCATAATCTTCGGTGACCATGGCGCCATGCAGGTCGAGATAGACTGCGTCATAGCGGCCCTCACGAGCTGCCGCCTCGATCTCGCCGGTGATGCGCTCGAAGGCCTGGCGCGTCACATGCGCCGAGGGGCTGGCGCCTGCCCAGATGACCGGGCGCACCGTATGCCCCTCGGACAGCACGGCGTTCAGAAAGCCCCCCGCCGGGATATTGACCTCGCGCAGCGCGAGCAGATCCTCGCCCCGCACTAGCGCAGGAAAGCCTTCCCCACGAACAAAGTTTTCGTAGTCGGCCTTGGAAGGCGCGAAGGTATTGGTTTCGTGCTGAAAACCGGCAACCAGAATATGCATGATGGGCTCCTTGAATCAGCGGCCAGTCTGCCCGGCCTGCGGCAAGCGGGTGGTAATGAGCAGCAGGCCGCCCACAATCAAGAGGCCGGCAATCAGATACAGGCCGCTGGAGAGCGAACCGGTCATCTTTTGCGACCAGCCTATGAGCGAAGGGCTCAGAAAGCCGCCCAGCAAACCGATACTGTTGATGAGCGCGATGCCGCCTGCGGCCGCCTCGCCGCTCAAGACTTGGGAAGGAATGGCCCAGAACACGGTGTACGACGCCCACATCAGCGCGGTGGCCAGCGTGATGGCAATGAGCGAGGG includes:
- a CDS encoding M81 family metallopeptidase — encoded protein: MHILVAGFQHETNTFAPSKADYENFVRGEGFPALVRGEDLLALREVNIPAGGFLNAVLSEGHTVRPVIWAGASPSAHVTRQAFERITGEIEAAAREGRYDAVYLDLHGAMVTEDYDDGEGEILRRVRAAVGPDTPIVASLDLHANVTQAMLDQACALVAFRTYPHVDMAEIGARAAALLQARIAAGKHWHTAVRRLPFLIPINGMCTLLEPAQSVYAELGELEAKTAGLDSLSYAPGFPAADFPECGPVVWAHGPDRDAVEQAVQTLARRIAALEPQWSPEFLAPEQAVREAQHLAAGASRPVIIADTQDNPGAGGDANTTGMLRALIDADAQNAAIGLMCDPDAVRQALAAGLGKTLRLRIGGQSGAAGDAPYENTFVVEHVSDGKTRFEGPMMHGMDADVGPTVRLRHGGVSVVVSSNKAQTLDRNLIRLGGLNPEDLAILVVKSSVHFRADFQPIAQAVLIAKAPGPMQADPADLPWTALAPGMRTRPLGPAFEPAK